The proteins below come from a single Balaenoptera musculus isolate JJ_BM4_2016_0621 chromosome 1, mBalMus1.pri.v3, whole genome shotgun sequence genomic window:
- the HES4 gene encoding transcription factor HES-4 isoform X2: MPADTPGKLRASPRAGAPAGARRTPDQPRSAAEHRKSSKPVMEKRRRARINESLAQLRSLLLDALRKESSRRSKLEKADILELTVKHLQSLRRVQVTAALRADPAVLGKYRAGFHECLAEVNRFLAGCEGVPADVRSRLLGHLATCLARLGPSRRPLPPAPAAEVLAPAVYAGRPPPPAFDGPCPLPRSGAVLAPPFLPGRTGAPLAAPGAAAQGRGAPWRPWLR; the protein is encoded by the exons ATGCCTGCCGACACCCCGGGGAAGCTGAGGGCCTCGCCGCGGGCGGGAGCGCCGGCCGGTGCCCGCCGGACCCCGGACCAGCCCCGGAGCGCGGCCGAGCACCGGAAG TCCTCCAAGCCCGTCATGGAGAAGCGGCGCCGCGCGCGCATCAACGAGAGCCTCGCTCAGCTCCGGAGCCTCCTCCTGGACGCCCTCAGGAAAGAG agcTCCCGCCGCTCGAAGCTGGAGAAGGCGGACATCCTGGAGCTGACCGTGAAGCACCTGCAGAGCCTGCGGCGCGTGCAGGTGACAG CCGCCCTCCGCGCCGACCCGGCAGTCCTGGGCAAGTACCGCGCCGGCTTCCACGAGTGTCTGGCCGAGGTGAATCGCTTCCTGGCCGGCTGCGAGGGCGTCCCGGCCGACGTGCGGTCCCGCCTGCTCGGCCATCTGGCGACCTGCCTGGCCCGGCTGGGGCCCTCGCGCCGCCCGCTTCCACCGGCCCCCGCCGCCGAAGTTCTGGCGCCCGCGGTGTACGCGGGCCGCCCGCCACCGCCGGCCTTCGACGGCCCCTGCCCCTTGCCGCGCTCCGGGGCGGTCTTGGCGCCGCCCTTCCTGCCGGGCCGGACGGGGGCGCCCCTCGCCGCCCCCGGGGCCGCGGCTCAGGGCCGGGGCGCACCCTGGAGGCCGTGGCTGCGGTGA
- the HES4 gene encoding transcription factor HES-4 isoform X1 → MPADTPGKLRASPRAGAPAGARRTPDQPRSAAEHRKVGTRPDAVGRSGGERGADARGTQPLPAPQSSKPVMEKRRRARINESLAQLRSLLLDALRKESSRRSKLEKADILELTVKHLQSLRRVQVTAALRADPAVLGKYRAGFHECLAEVNRFLAGCEGVPADVRSRLLGHLATCLARLGPSRRPLPPAPAAEVLAPAVYAGRPPPPAFDGPCPLPRSGAVLAPPFLPGRTGAPLAAPGAAAQGRGAPWRPWLR, encoded by the exons ATGCCTGCCGACACCCCGGGGAAGCTGAGGGCCTCGCCGCGGGCGGGAGCGCCGGCCGGTGCCCGCCGGACCCCGGACCAGCCCCGGAGCGCGGCCGAGCACCGGAAGGTGGGGACCCGGCCGGACGCGGTTGGCAGGAGcgggggggagaggggagctgaCGCCCGCGGGACTCAGCCGCTGCCGGCCCCGCAGTCCTCCAAGCCCGTCATGGAGAAGCGGCGCCGCGCGCGCATCAACGAGAGCCTCGCTCAGCTCCGGAGCCTCCTCCTGGACGCCCTCAGGAAAGAG agcTCCCGCCGCTCGAAGCTGGAGAAGGCGGACATCCTGGAGCTGACCGTGAAGCACCTGCAGAGCCTGCGGCGCGTGCAGGTGACAG CCGCCCTCCGCGCCGACCCGGCAGTCCTGGGCAAGTACCGCGCCGGCTTCCACGAGTGTCTGGCCGAGGTGAATCGCTTCCTGGCCGGCTGCGAGGGCGTCCCGGCCGACGTGCGGTCCCGCCTGCTCGGCCATCTGGCGACCTGCCTGGCCCGGCTGGGGCCCTCGCGCCGCCCGCTTCCACCGGCCCCCGCCGCCGAAGTTCTGGCGCCCGCGGTGTACGCGGGCCGCCCGCCACCGCCGGCCTTCGACGGCCCCTGCCCCTTGCCGCGCTCCGGGGCGGTCTTGGCGCCGCCCTTCCTGCCGGGCCGGACGGGGGCGCCCCTCGCCGCCCCCGGGGCCGCGGCTCAGGGCCGGGGCGCACCCTGGAGGCCGTGGCTGCGGTGA